The Avibacterium sp. 20-132 genome segment TTCCGTATTCAATTTAAAATCTAGCGAAAAATTGTTATTACGCCTTATTCGCCAATATGCCCCTTCACGCAAGGAACTCAGTACATTATCAGGCTTAACCGCCGGGGCAGTAACACAATATTGTCGCAAACTCTTGTTTCTTGGCTTAATCAAAGAAACGGAAAAAATGGTAAAAAAACGGGGAACGCCTTCTTTTCATTTAACCTTAAATCCCAACGCCTGCTGCTCTATTGGGGTTACTTTTTCTGATCACGCATTTCAGCTGGCGATTGTGGATTTTGTTGGTAATAAAATTGCGAATGAACGCTATGTATATAACAACATCGTACAATTTGATGAATTATGCCAAAAAATTCATAGCGCTGTTACGCAATTGCTTGAAAAGAAATTTTTGTCTGAAGCCAAAATCCTTGGTATTGGTTTCTCGCTTTCTGGCTATCTCTTGGAAGACAAATCGATTTCCTCCCCTTGGTTTCCTTTATTACAAAATATTCCTAATTTAGCCACAGTATTGAGCGAAAAATTGGGCTACCCTTGTTATATTGAAAACAACATCAACACCGTAGCCTTAGGTGAATATTATTCAGGTTTATGGAATGATATTGACGATATGGTAGTTATCAGCCTTGATTTTGGTATTGGCGCAGGCATTATTTCACAAGGTAAACTGATCCGTGGTGGGTTTGGTAACGCGGGAGAAATCGGCTTATTATTCCCCTATAACTCGCCTAGACCAAGTTGGAAAGATCTCACCGAAAAACTTGGCGAAGATAATCATAAAACAAACTTATTAGACAACACCGCGGTAAAAACTTGGCTAGCACATAGCCAGCCCCAAGTGCTATCTCTCATTCTCTCCGCCATTGCGTGGCTTGATCCCAAAGTCATCGCCCTAACCGGAATGTTGCCTCAAACCTTAATCAATCAACTAATTGATTACGTTAAAAATTCAGAACAACTACAAAACATCAACCGCACCTCAGCGCAACTGAGCGCATCAAAGATAAAATTTGAAGATATTTCCATTGGTGCCGCTATTGTACCAATTTATCATTTCTTGCAAGATGATGAATAAATACGAAAGTGCGGTGCAAAAATCAGAAAAATTTGCACCGCACTTTCGTTAATAAGTTATATATAAACAAAAAGCCGTCAATCATAACGGCTTTCAATCATTCAATTTTGTGATTACTTCACACGCGAAACATATTCACCTGAACGGGTATCTACTTTGATGACTTCGCCTGTTTGTACGAATAATGGAACACGCACTACTGCACCGGTGCTTAATGTGGCTGGTTTACCGCCTGTACCTGCTGTATCGCCTTTTAAGCCTGGATCTGTTTCTACAATTTCTAATTCAACGAAGTTTGGTGGGGTAACAGAAATTGGCGCACCGTTCCATAAAGTAACGATACAATCTGCTTGATCTAATAACCATTTTTCTGCATCACCGACTGCTTTTGCATCGGCAGAATATTGTTCAAATGTTTCTGGGTGCATAAAATACCAGAACGCATCATCTTTGTAAGAATAGGTTAAGTTAAGATCCATCACATCTGCAGCTTCTACAGAAGTACCCGATTTAAAGTTGACATCTAACACTTTACCTGAAATTAATTTACGAATACGAGTGCGAGTAAATGCCTGACCTTTACCCGGTTTTACAAATTCATTTTCAACAATAACGCAAGGTTCACCATCTTGCATAAATTTTAGACCTGGTTTGAAGTCAGTGGTAGTATATGTAGCCATATTATCCTCAAATAAAAAGAGATTGTTTTTAAAAGTGTGTATTTTAACCCGAAATATCCCCATTAGAGAAGTAGAAAATTGGGCTGATCATCTCGCCAATGCCATTTCAGATCCAAAAATCTTGTTGGAACAATTAAACCTTCCTCTTTCTCTTTTTGAAAAAGATTTTGCCGCACGCAAGCTGTTTCCTTTGCGTGTTCCGTTGCCTTTTGTAGCGCGAATGGAAAAAGGTAACCCAAACGATCCGCTCTTTTTACAGGCGATGACTTCCCATTTAGAATTTGTGCAGGCAGAAGGGTTTAGCAAAGATCCATTAGATGAACAGCATACACCCGCGTCCAATATTTTGCATAAATACCATAATCGTTTGTTATTTATGGTAAAAAATAGCTGTGCAATTAATTGTCGCTATTGTTTTCGCCGCCACTTTCCTTATGCTGAAAACAAGGGAGATAAAAAAAATTGGCAAAAAGCCCTAGATTATATTGCGCAACATTCAGAAATTGATGAGGTGATTTTTTCAGGTGGCGATCCACTTATGGCGAAAGATCACGAGCTAGAATGGCTCATAAAACAATTAGAAAAAATTCCGCACTTACAACGTTTACGTATTCATAGTCGCTTGCCGGTGGTTATTCCACAGCGGATCACCACCACACTTTGTGCGTTGCTGGCACAATCTCGCTTACAAACGGTGCTGGTTACCCACATCAATCACCCCAATGAAATTGATGAAAATTTAGCACAAGCAATGGCGAAGCTGAAAAAATCCGGTATTACTTTGCTTAACCAAGCGGTCATACTGAAAAAGATTAATGACAACGCCCACACTCTTAAAACCTTAGGTGAGCAACTTTTTCGCATTGGTATTTTGCCTTATTACTTACATTTGTTTGATAAAGTGGAAGGGGCAAGCCATTTTTATCTTGATGATGAAAGTGCGGTAAAAATTTACAAAGAATTACAAACACTCACGTCAGGCTATTTAGTGCCTAAATTAGCACGCGAAATTGCCAATGAACCAAATAAAACATTATATTCCGCGTAATTCGGCATAGAACAATGACAAAATATCCTTTAAAATAAGCGAAATTTACACCGCACTTACGCTAAGTGCTTTTAATTAATATTAAGGAATCACTGTGACTGAACAACATAAACCTCAAAATAACACAGATAGCACGGCTCAAAATGAATTAAATTTAGAATTTAATCAAATGGAGCCTATCACGCCAAAAAAACACATTACTCACGAACCCTCTTTACTTGATAAAGCCAAAGCACTAATGGAAGGGTTAGGAAAAAAAGAACAAGCAACAGAACAGGCTGAACCCGTGATTGCGGAAACAACCACAGGCAACGAGCAGAATAATGTTGAAGAAAGTCTTGCAGAAGAAAACACCCAAACACAAAATGAACCAGCTCCTATTAGCAAAATAAACAAACCTGAACGTTGGGCAATTTTAGGCTTTATTCCAGCAAAATACCGCCGTATTTTTATTGTTTTATTGCTTGCGGTGATCATTTTATTGATTATCTCTTGGCTAAAACCAAGTGCGGATACCGTAAATGCTTTTGAACAGCCATCAAACAGCATTCCAACCCAGTTCCAATCACTTAATCAAGAACAACCTTTAGAAAATAATGTGTTGGATAACTTAAACCAAGGGCAACAACCGGCACAGCAAGCAGATGCACAAAACACACAAAGCAACAATGAGAATGCCCAAACGGCAACAACGGCAAGTGCAGAAAATAATGCAGACAATGCTCAAAGCAATCCATCTACAAGCCCTGAACCAGTTGCGCAACCAAGCGCTCAAACAGAGCAACCTGTGCCAGCGGTGAAACCACAACCAACCTCCGTTGAGCCAAAACCAGTGGTAGATACAGCAAAAACCGCAAGCAAACCAGCTACACAAACCACACCAAAAGCACAGCCTAAACCGGTGGTAAAAGCAACAACACAAACAACCAATACCGCTAAGCCAAAAGCGGAAAACAAAGCACAAACCGTGAAAAAAGTGGAAGCGAAAGTGGAGAAAAAAGTGCCTGTGGTTGAAGCAAAACCAGCGACAAGCAAAACAGTTGGCACGAGCAAAACCCTGACCATTCCACAAGGCGTATCGCTTATGCAGGTATTCCGTGATAACAACCTGAATATTTCAGATGTGAATGCGATGACAAAAGCAAATGGCGCTGGCAATGCCTTAAGTAGCTTTAAACCTGGTGATAAAGTACAGATTTCAGTCAATTCACAAGGGCGTGTGGAACAACTTCGCTTAGCAAATGGCAGCACCTTTATTCGTCAGGCTAATGGGACTTATCAATATAAGAAATAAGCTGTAAGCTGTTAAAAGAAAAAAATGGCGGAATCTGATGTTCCGCCATTTTGCTTTTATCCATTACAAAAAAGAATAAAATTACAACCGCTCTTTTTCACCACCAAACTCATCAAGTAGATTTTCTGTCAGCTTGGCTAAAATACCGGTCATTAATACAAAATCAGCGTCAAAACGTTGTGCGACATCTTCTTTCAAAATATCGTCATTTTTTTCCCGCACTTCATCGGCAAACTTCAAACGTTTTAAGGTGCCATCTTCATTGAGTACAAACATAAGATGAGCCTCCCATTCTAAAGCCAGCTTTGTAATCACTTTACCTGATTGTAAAAGCGACAAAATTTCCTGTGCATCTAATGCTTGTTGTTTGCAACGAATGACGGCATTATCTTGATCGCCCCGTAATTCTGCATCTTCTAAAGGAATTAACCATTCTGGCGTATTTTCCTCGCTCACCCATTTACTCATTACTGCACTTGGCTCATAAGCAAAAGCAAGTGGCACAACAGGCAAAGAACCGAGAGATTTTCGCAATAAAGCTAAGGCATCTTCTGCTCTTTTGCTGGAGGCTGCATCGACATAAATTAGCTGATTTTCACTATCCACCCAAATCGCCGTTTCCTGATACTTGCTAAAAGCACGCGGCAACAACATTGCTACCACATCATCTTTTAGCGCTTGCTTTTCTACTTTCTTTAATTTGCGATTTTCTTTTTGCTCAAGTTCATTTATACGTTGCGCTAATTCGCGTTTTATCACTTGCGCAGGGAGCATTTTTTCTTCTTTACGTGCAACGAATAAAATCTGTTTTCCCACAGAGAAATGCAACAATTCACTGGTTTTTAATGGAGAAATCCAACCAAACTTTTGCATATCTCCCTGTCCACAAGGATGAAACTCACATTGCGCAAGCTGGGCTTGTAAATATTCAGCTGACCAATCTAATTCTTTTGTTAAACGATAGGTCATAACGTTCTTAAACCACATAGGCATTCCTTACTTATTCAGGTAAAATGAGCAGATAAAAACTTATTGTAACTGATCTAAGGCAAAAATATGCAACAGAAATTGATTACATTTATCGGTGGCGGAAATATGGCACAAGCAATTGTGTTTGGTTTACTGAAAAATGGCTATCCTGCGGATAAAATTACCGTGAGCGATCCTAACGCAGATAAACTGGCATTGTTTGCTGAGCGCCAAGTCAATATTTCGCAAAATAATCTACAAGCCATACAAAATGCGGAAGTCGTGGTGCTAGCCGTGAAACCACAAGCCCTTGCGGAAGTGTGCCAACCCTTAAGTGCGGTGGATTTTGGCGAAAAATTAGTGATTTCTATTGCGGCAGCGATTTCCGTGCAAAAACTGACCGCACTTTTACCTTCTGCACAGCATATTATTCGTGTAATGCCGAATACGCCGGCGCTCGTTTCTGAAGGAATGGCAGGCTTATTTGCAGACAAGAACGTTCCTACCCCTTTCAAAACCTTTGCTCAGGATCTGATGAATGCGGTGGGGAAATCTTGCTGGGTAGAAGATGAAGCACAAATGCATCTTGTTACCGCAGGTTCTGGGAGTAGCCCCGCTTATTTTTTTCTGTTTATGGAAGCAATGGAACACGCCTTAAAAAACTTAGGGTTAGAAGCGCAAACCGCTCGCCTATTGATACAACAATCGGCATTGGGCGCGGCAAAAATGGTGCAACAACAGCCTGATATGGCAATTTCGACCTTACGGGAAAATGTTACCTCAAAAGGTGGCACAACGGCAGCGGCACTAAATGTCTTCCAGCAACAGCAATTATCGCACACGGTGCAACAAGCCATTGAAGCGTGCGTGCAACGCTCACAAGAAATGGAAAAATTATTTTAATGAAAATTAGCCCTTTTAATTGGTTAGCCTTGAGCTTTTTTGGCTATTACTGTGCCTATGGCGTGTTTGTGCCATTTTTTCCTGCGTGGTTAAAATCTCAATCTTACAACGAGGAAATTATTGGCTTTATTATTGCCAGCTCTTATGTCTTCCGCTTTTTAGGCGGGATCGGCTTTTCCGCAATGATTAAAAAAGCAGGACATTTGCTCAATGCCTTACGTTATCTCGCTTGGGCAAGTTGTGGCGTAATGCTTTATATAAGCTTTGTGGCGGAAAGTTTCCCTTTGCTCTGCCTTGGCATTGCCTTATTTGCAATGATTAATGCGGCGGGAATGCCATTAAGTGATACCCTTGCAACCACTTGGCAACAGCAAATCAATCTAGATTACGGCAAAGCACGATTGATCGGCTCAGCCGCCTTTGTCGTAGGCGTAACATTGTTTGGTAATCTCATTGGCTTTATTGGTGAACATTCTACGGTATGGATTTTAACCGCACTTTTAGCCCTTTATGCCATAATGCAAATACCAACGCCTAAGATTTTGCCACAAGATACCCAAGCAAGTACGGTGGAAAATTCCGTTGGATTTTTACAATTATTAAAGAATAAATGCACGCTACGTCTAATTATTGCCATTTCGCTCATTCAAGGATCACACGCGGCTTATTATGCATATAGCGTGCTGTATTGGCAAAGCATCGGCATTTCTGTGCAAACAACCAGTTTGCTATGGGGCTTAAGTGTCGTCGCAGAAATTTTGCTCTTTTTCTTTTCGACCAAATTATTCCGTTTCTGGAAAGTCAGTACACTGTTTTACTGCGCAGCCATCGCCTGCGTGGTGCGTTGGGGCGTGTTAGGAAATGCGACAAGCCTTTGGTTAATTGCCTTAGTGCAATTATTGCACAGCTTAACCTATGCGCTCGGACATTATGCTATGGTGCGTTACATCACCACACAGCCACAAAATACGATGGCTAAATTACAAGGGCTTTATAATGGTATTTCAGGTTCGGCGGTGATCGCCTTGCTCACCGCGCTAGCTGGCGTGTTATACCCGATTTCGCCACAAATAGCCTTTACTTCAATGATGATTTTTGCCTTGCTCGCGTTGCCGATTATTCCGCGTAAAGTAGAAGCCTTTTTAGTGCGAAGAGTAGAATAGGATTCGTAATGAAAGACAGTGCATTAATCGATCTTTTTCTTAACGAACAATGGCTAGAGAAAGGGCTTTCGGAGAATACCATTCAATCCTACCGCTTAGATCTTAGTGCGGTAGCAAATTGGCTGGAAAAACAAAATCTCACCTTTGAAAGCTTAGACGCCATTGATTTACAAGGTTTTCTTGGAGAGC includes the following:
- a CDS encoding LysM-like peptidoglycan-binding domain-containing protein gives rise to the protein MTEQHKPQNNTDSTAQNELNLEFNQMEPITPKKHITHEPSLLDKAKALMEGLGKKEQATEQAEPVIAETTTGNEQNNVEESLAEENTQTQNEPAPISKINKPERWAILGFIPAKYRRIFIVLLLAVIILLIISWLKPSADTVNAFEQPSNSIPTQFQSLNQEQPLENNVLDNLNQGQQPAQQADAQNTQSNNENAQTATTASAENNADNAQSNPSTSPEPVAQPSAQTEQPVPAVKPQPTSVEPKPVVDTAKTASKPATQTTPKAQPKPVVKATTQTTNTAKPKAENKAQTVKKVEAKVEKKVPVVEAKPATSKTVGTSKTLTIPQGVSLMQVFRDNNLNISDVNAMTKANGAGNALSSFKPGDKVQISVNSQGRVEQLRLANGSTFIRQANGTYQYKK
- a CDS encoding ROK family protein produces the protein MKKDNSVFNLKSSEKLLLRLIRQYAPSRKELSTLSGLTAGAVTQYCRKLLFLGLIKETEKMVKKRGTPSFHLTLNPNACCSIGVTFSDHAFQLAIVDFVGNKIANERYVYNNIVQFDELCQKIHSAVTQLLEKKFLSEAKILGIGFSLSGYLLEDKSISSPWFPLLQNIPNLATVLSEKLGYPCYIENNINTVALGEYYSGLWNDIDDMVVISLDFGIGAGIISQGKLIRGGFGNAGEIGLLFPYNSPRPSWKDLTEKLGEDNHKTNLLDNTAVKTWLAHSQPQVLSLILSAIAWLDPKVIALTGMLPQTLINQLIDYVKNSEQLQNINRTSAQLSASKIKFEDISIGAAIVPIYHFLQDDE
- the rdgC gene encoding recombination-associated protein RdgC; this encodes MWFKNVMTYRLTKELDWSAEYLQAQLAQCEFHPCGQGDMQKFGWISPLKTSELLHFSVGKQILFVARKEEKMLPAQVIKRELAQRINELEQKENRKLKKVEKQALKDDVVAMLLPRAFSKYQETAIWVDSENQLIYVDAASSKRAEDALALLRKSLGSLPVVPLAFAYEPSAVMSKWVSEENTPEWLIPLEDAELRGDQDNAVIRCKQQALDAQEILSLLQSGKVITKLALEWEAHLMFVLNEDGTLKRLKFADEVREKNDDILKEDVAQRFDADFVLMTGILAKLTENLLDEFGGEKERL
- the efp gene encoding elongation factor P, coding for MATYTTTDFKPGLKFMQDGEPCVIVENEFVKPGKGQAFTRTRIRKLISGKVLDVNFKSGTSVEAADVMDLNLTYSYKDDAFWYFMHPETFEQYSADAKAVGDAEKWLLDQADCIVTLWNGAPISVTPPNFVELEIVETDPGLKGDTAGTGGKPATLSTGAVVRVPLFVQTGEVIKVDTRSGEYVSRVK
- a CDS encoding 3-phenylpropionate MFS transporter, yielding MKISPFNWLALSFFGYYCAYGVFVPFFPAWLKSQSYNEEIIGFIIASSYVFRFLGGIGFSAMIKKAGHLLNALRYLAWASCGVMLYISFVAESFPLLCLGIALFAMINAAGMPLSDTLATTWQQQINLDYGKARLIGSAAFVVGVTLFGNLIGFIGEHSTVWILTALLALYAIMQIPTPKILPQDTQASTVENSVGFLQLLKNKCTLRLIIAISLIQGSHAAYYAYSVLYWQSIGISVQTTSLLWGLSVVAEILLFFFSTKLFRFWKVSTLFYCAAIACVVRWGVLGNATSLWLIALVQLLHSLTYALGHYAMVRYITTQPQNTMAKLQGLYNGISGSAVIALLTALAGVLYPISPQIAFTSMMIFALLALPIIPRKVEAFLVRRVE
- the epmB gene encoding EF-P beta-lysylation protein EpmB, with the translated sequence MCILTRNIPIREVENWADHLANAISDPKILLEQLNLPLSLFEKDFAARKLFPLRVPLPFVARMEKGNPNDPLFLQAMTSHLEFVQAEGFSKDPLDEQHTPASNILHKYHNRLLFMVKNSCAINCRYCFRRHFPYAENKGDKKNWQKALDYIAQHSEIDEVIFSGGDPLMAKDHELEWLIKQLEKIPHLQRLRIHSRLPVVIPQRITTTLCALLAQSRLQTVLVTHINHPNEIDENLAQAMAKLKKSGITLLNQAVILKKINDNAHTLKTLGEQLFRIGILPYYLHLFDKVEGASHFYLDDESAVKIYKELQTLTSGYLVPKLAREIANEPNKTLYSA
- the proC gene encoding pyrroline-5-carboxylate reductase — encoded protein: MQQKLITFIGGGNMAQAIVFGLLKNGYPADKITVSDPNADKLALFAERQVNISQNNLQAIQNAEVVVLAVKPQALAEVCQPLSAVDFGEKLVISIAAAISVQKLTALLPSAQHIIRVMPNTPALVSEGMAGLFADKNVPTPFKTFAQDLMNAVGKSCWVEDEAQMHLVTAGSGSSPAYFFLFMEAMEHALKNLGLEAQTARLLIQQSALGAAKMVQQQPDMAISTLRENVTSKGGTTAAALNVFQQQQLSHTVQQAIEACVQRSQEMEKLF